The nucleotide sequence TGCGAGAACCGCGGGCACGAAAAGACCCAGGATGACGAAGTAGGTCCCGGCAAACCACAGGGGATCGGAAAGGAGCACGGCCCTCTTTCCCAGAACCGAGGTTACGGCGTATATAAGGGCTACCCCGAACATCAGGAGAGAACCTCTCTCCCTCACCAGGGCCCGAAAGGGAGCCAGGGGCCCTTCGGAGACGGCGGGAAGGTTCAAAAGGTAACTTCCGGCCACCACCAGAAGAATCCCCCCGATGCCCGCCCAGGAAAGCCTTTCGCCCAGCACCACATACCCGGTGAGAATGATGAAAGCCGGAGTAAAAGAGAGAAGCGGCAGGGTGAGGGACAGGGGGGAAATCCGTATGGCTTCCATGTAGAGGAGGATGGCTAGGGTCTCAAGGGGAAGGAGTAACGCCACGGTCCTGACGAAGTCCGGATTCCCGAAGGCCAGAAGGGTCCGGTGCAAAAATTCCGCAGGGGAGAAGGTGGCCAGCAGGAAGGCCACCAGGAAAGGAAGGGGTCCCAGAGTGCGGGCCACGGCCATGAGGACCATGCCTTCCCGGGAAAAGAACTTTTTATTGAGCGCATCCCCCAGAGCCACGGAAAAAGCCGCGGTGAGGGCCAACCAGAACCACGACATCGCCGACCCCTTGGGAGAGGATGTGCCGAGCATTATAATGTCCGGCGGAGGCGGCGTCATGTCCTGGAAGGTGATTACCTGGAATGTGAACTCTCTCAAGGTCCGCATGGAACAGGTCCTGCGTTACCTGGAAGAGGAAAACCCCGCGGTGCTCTGTCTGCAGGAGACCAAACTGCGGGACGAGGCCTTCCCCGGGCGGGAGTTTGAGGCCCGGGGCTGGCGAATCCTTCACGCCGGTGGGCCGGGACGAAACGGGGTGGCCCTCGTCTTCAGGGAGGAGGCCCGGAGACCCCTCCGGGGTTTCCCGGGCCTTGAGGATCCTCAGGCCCGCGAACGAATCCTGGGAGCGGAGATTCGAGGGATCTGGGTGTTTTCCGTGTATGTGCCCAATGGAAGCCCGGTGGGCTCGGACTATTTTCTGTACAAACTGGAATTCCTCTATCGCCTGAGGGAATTTCTGGAACGACACTTCCGACCGGAAGACCCCTTGATCCTATGCGGCGACTTCAATGTGGCCCCGGAGGCCCTGGATGTTTACGATCCGGAGCTTCTCGAAGGGCAGATATGTTTTCACGAAAGAGAACGCGCGGCCTTTCGTCTTCTTCTCGAATGGGGGCTTGTTGACGCCCTGCGCCTGAAGCACCCCGGGCGTTCCGGTCTCTTTTCCTGGTGGGACTATCAGTTCGGGGCCTTCCGGGCCAACCGGGGGATGCGGCTCGACCACATACTCCCGACCCGTCCTCTGGTTGAAAAACTGGCGGACTGCTTTATTGACCGCCGTCCGCGCTCCTGGCCCCGCCCCTCGGATCACGCCCCGGTGGTGGCCGTCTTTGACCTATCGGACTAAGTTCCCGTACTTCTCGACGATCCGTTCCACCACTATGTGTGCGGTGTTGAAGGCCGCCATGATGCTGCCCTTCTCAAGCGC is from Thermosulfurimonas sp. F29 and encodes:
- a CDS encoding DMT family transporter, which gives rise to MSWFWLALTAAFSVALGDALNKKFFSREGMVLMAVARTLGPLPFLVAFLLATFSPAEFLHRTLLAFGNPDFVRTVALLLPLETLAILLYMEAIRISPLSLTLPLLSFTPAFIILTGYVVLGERLSWAGIGGILLVVAGSYLLNLPAVSEGPLAPFRALVRERGSLLMFGVALIYAVTSVLGKRAVLLSDPLWFAGTYFVILGLFVPAVLAILKRPPLLSFLRENAKGVLLLGLTQALMVVAHMKAISLAPAAYMIAVKRTSILFGVLLGGAFFRESHLRLRLFAALVMVSGVFLLALTQK
- the xth gene encoding exodeoxyribonuclease III, encoding MSWKVITWNVNSLKVRMEQVLRYLEEENPAVLCLQETKLRDEAFPGREFEARGWRILHAGGPGRNGVALVFREEARRPLRGFPGLEDPQARERILGAEIRGIWVFSVYVPNGSPVGSDYFLYKLEFLYRLREFLERHFRPEDPLILCGDFNVAPEALDVYDPELLEGQICFHERERAAFRLLLEWGLVDALRLKHPGRSGLFSWWDYQFGAFRANRGMRLDHILPTRPLVEKLADCFIDRRPRSWPRPSDHAPVVAVFDLSD